In one Tripterygium wilfordii isolate XIE 37 chromosome 22, ASM1340144v1, whole genome shotgun sequence genomic region, the following are encoded:
- the LOC119992028 gene encoding 5-amino-6-(5-phospho-D-ribitylamino)uracil phosphatase, chloroplastic-like encodes MLDSISMTSLIGYRPLCGGIPFRNMTCKKKSLDSCRFLLTELMGRKVVSPLHSVLRLKVKVVNSKALATELTKEAYSSREEDQIPQSWNYQIDTDTGVDRKPGLWPPENKADDPSLHNPLLRQERMGCGWLGAIFEWEGVIVEENPDLERQAWLALSQEEGISPPPTFILKRIEGMKNEQAISEVLCWSRDPVQVRKMAARKEEIYQALQGGIYRLRTGSQEFVNVLMHYKIPMALVSTRPRKTLETAIGSIGIEEYFSAIVAAEDVHRGKPDPEMFSYAAQLLKFIPERCIVFGNSNQTVEAAHDAQMKCVAVASKHPVYELGAADLVVRRLDELSVVDLKNLADVETTEFGPGEPELELEEEEDNPSTALGVDDSF; translated from the coding sequence ATGTTGGACTCAATTTCCATGACATCTCTTATTGGGTATAGGCCACTTTGTGGTGGGATTCCTTTTAGAAATATGACATGCAAGAAGAAATCTTTGGATAGTTGTCGTTTCCTTTTAACAGAATTAATGGGCAGAAAAGTTGTTTCTCCTCTGCATTCTGTTCTTAGACTGAAAGTCAAGGTAGTGAATTCTAAAGCTCTTGCCACAGAGCTGACAAAAGAAGCCTATTCATCTAGAGAGGAGGATCAAATACCCCAAAGTTGGAACTACCAGATTGACACTGATACGGGGGTTGATCGAAAACCAGGGTTGTGGCCACCGGAAAATAAAGCGGATGACCCATCATTACATAATCCGTTGCTTCGACAGGAAAGGATGGGTTGTGGTTGGTTAGGTGCCATATTTGAATGGGAAGGAGttattgttgaagaaaatcctgATCTTGAGAGGCAAGCATGGCTGGCTCTTTCCCAAGAGGAAGGAATATCCCCTCCTCCCACTTTCATTTTGAAACGAATAGAGGGCATGAAGAACGAGCAGGCAATTTCTGAAGTTCTTTGCTGGTCAAGAGACCCAGTGCAGGTGAGAAAAATGGCTGCTCGGAAGGAAGAAATTTATCAAGCTTTGCAAGGTGGGATATACAGACTACGAACTGGGTCTCAGGAGTTTGTGAATGTTCTGATGCATTACAAGATACCAATGGCACTAGTTTCTACTCGCCCTCGAAAGACTCTTGAAACTGCAATTGGGTCGATTGGAATTGAAGAGTATTTCAGTGCGATTGTTGCAGCGGAGGATGTTCATAGGGGAAAGCCTGATCCAGAGATGTTTAGTTATGCAGCTCAGCTTCTAAAATTTATACCTGAACGCTGTATTGTGTTTGGGAACTCTAATCAAACAGTGGAGGCTGCCCATGATGCGCAGATGAAATGCGTAGCTGTTGCTAGCAAGCATCCTGTGTATGAGCTTGGGGCTGCAGACCTGGTGGTCAGGCGCTTAGATGAGCTTTCTGTGGTTGATCTGAAGAACCTTGCTGACGTCGAAACAACTGAATTTGGGCCTGGTGAGCCAGAGTTGGAGctagaggaggaggaagataaCCCATCAACCGCTCTGGGAGTTGATGACAGTTTCTGA
- the LOC119990693 gene encoding pentatricopeptide repeat-containing protein At3g07290, mitochondrial, translating into MLTNTSRLVKIPFRFHVFKSPYMLFSVSLLSTHHPSKTTESEENSVYRVSSLINKPDWVRNSTLKSLASHLTPHDAAKIIELNRTKVDVGVQFFKWICKQSTYCYDTSSKILLLHLIVSSKSYGVAHKAIIVLIKECCENQSEILTLMEALDEMRMDGFSLNYPCYCTLLMCLAKLDMGLAAFNVYKRMVSEGFCVCGIVYRTIINALCKSGFVQAAEMFVCRILKFGFRLDSHICTSMVLGYCREKDLQEAHRVFDIMSKGDSYKPNSVTYTMLIHGLCEVDKSKEAFGLKEEMINGGCQPSTRTYTVLIKAVCDVGLIDKALSLLDEMVSKGCKPNVHTYTVLIDGLCREGKMEEAHGMFHRMLEERLFPGTITYNSLINGYCKEGQVISALEVLAVMEKRNCRPNIRTYNELIEGLCRVNESDKAALLLRKVVENGLLPNEVTYNIMIDGFCREGQLDIALKMFSSMNSLGVEPDNNTFTILFDQLCKQERPELANGLLGLMEKKGISPDEVMFTALIDGFCKVGKLGDALLLFERMLETVFLTSPHTLNLFLDVFCKENKLKEQYAVFGKIIKYGLVPSVVTYTTLIDGLCRAGNVTASLNMLDLMKRVSCAPNVYTYTILLNSLCQNGRIEEAETLLSDMLNSGVSPNYVTYAVLVKAHINVGRFERALDILNDVKKEHNGNTIRGSNYF; encoded by the coding sequence ATGTTGACTAACACAAGCAGACTCGTCAAAATCCCGTTCAGGTTTCATGTGTTTAAATCTCCTTATATGCTCttttctgtttctcttttaTCTACACATCACCCTTCAAAGACCACAGAATCTGAAGAAAATTCTGTCTATCGTGTCTCGAGTTTAATTAACAAGCCCGACTGGGTTCGAAACAGTACTCTTAAGTCACTGGCATCTCATTTGACCCCACATGATGCTGCAAAGATTATAGAACTCAACAGGACAAAAGTCGACGTCGGTGTTCAATTTTTCAAGTGGATTTGCAAGCAATCCACGTATTGCTACGATACAAGCAGTAAGATTCTTCTTTTGCATTTAATTGTTTCCTCCAAGTCATATGGGGTTGCTCATAAAGCCATAATTGTGTTGATTAAGGAGTGTTGTGAAAACCAAAGTGAGATCTTGACGCTGATGGAGGCGCTCGATGAAATGAGAATGGATGGGTTTAGTCTAAATTACCCTTGTTATTGCACTCTTTTGATGTGTTTGGCGAAGTTGGATATGGGTCTTGCAGCATTCAATGTTTACAAGAGAATGGTTAGTGAGGGCTTCTGTGTTTGTGGGATTGTTTATAGAACAATAATCAACGCCCTGTGCAAGAGTGGATTTGTACAAGCTGCTGAGATGTTTGTATGTAGGATCTTGAAATTTGGGTTTCGCTTGGATAGTCATATTTGTACTTCTATGGTGCTGGGTTATTGTAGGGAAAAAGATCTCCAGGAGGCACACAGGGTGTTTGATATAATGTCTAAAGGAGATAGTTATAAGCCCAATTCAGTAACCTACACAATGCTTATCCATGGGTTATGTGAGGTGGACAAGTCGAAAGAAGCCTTTGGCTTGAAAGAAGAAATGATAAATGGGGGCTGCCAGCCATCTACTCGTACATATACCGTACTCATAAAAGCTGTTTGCGATGTTGGATTGATTGATAAAGCTTTAAGCTTGCTTGATGAGATGGTTAGTAAGGGATGTAAACCAAATGTCCATACTTATACTGTTTTGATTGATGGATTATGCAGAGAAGGAAAGATGGAGGAGGCTCATGGGATGTTCCATAGAATGCTAGAAGAACGGTTGTTTCCTGGCACTATAACTTACAACTCACTAATTAATGGGTATTGCAAAGAAGGACAGGTTATTTCTGCTTTGGAGGTGCTTGCAGTGATGGAGAAGCGAAACTGCAGGCCCAATATTCGCACGTACAATGAGCTTATCGAAGGGTTATGCAGAGTTAACGAATCTGACAAAGCGGCGTTACTATTGAGAAAGGTGGTTGAGAATGGCTTATTGCCTAACGAAGTAACATATAATATTATGATTGATGGATTCTGCCGAGAAGGTCAACTGGACATTGCTTTAAAGATGTTTAGTTCGATGAATTCGTTAGGTGTTGAGCCCGACAATAATACTTTCACTATATTATTCGACCAGCTGTGCAAACAAGAGAGACCAGAACTAGCAAATGGGCTTTTGGGTTTGATGGAAAAGAAGGGAATATCGCCTGATGAAGTAATGTTTACTGCTCTTATTGATGGCTTTTGCAAAGTTGGTAAACTTGGAGATGCATTATTGCTTTTCGAAAGGATGTTGGAGACTGTATTTTTGACAAGCCCTCACACACTCAACTTATTTCTTGATGTGTTCTGCAAAGAAAATAAGTTAAAAGAACAATATGCAGTATTTGGAAAGATTATAAAGTACGGCTTAGTTCCTTCCGTAGTGACTTATACGACTTTAATAGATGGTCTGTGTCGAGCAGGCAACGTTACTGCTTCCTTAAACATGCTGGATTTGATGAAGCGGGTTAGTTGTGCCCCAAATGTCTATACATATACTATTCTCTTAAACAGTCTGTGCCAGAATGGAAGAATTGAGGAAGCTGAGACACTTCTTTCCGATATGTTGAATTCAGGTGTATCTCCAAACTATGTCACTTATGCTGTGTTAGTAAAAGCACATATAAATGTAGGTAGGTTCGAACGTGCTCTTGATATTTTGAACGACGTTAAAAAAGAACACAATGGAAATACAATTCGCGGATCAaattatttttga